A window of Phaseolus vulgaris cultivar G19833 chromosome 4, P. vulgaris v2.0, whole genome shotgun sequence genomic DNA:
ttggggtATCAACTCGCCGAGTTGGTCAAATGTGGGTTCTTGAAGGATTACTTGTTGGAGAAGCAAGCGGGCCAGTCATCGGGCTCCCCACCAGCGGGTGGCGAGGGACAGCAGCACGAGGTACCcattcacggcgagatccacaccattgctggtggattctcgggtggcaggtgcaccgcatcacagcgaaagaagtacgcaaggtctgtgatgtcAGTGGAGGTTTTTGAAGACCACttgcccgacgtggacatcacgttcaccaaggacGACCTTAGGGATGTCGTGCCTCACGACAATGACCCTATCGTAATCTCGCTCATCACGGCAGGAAAGATTGTTCATCGAGTGTTGGTcgatcaaggaagttcggcagatgtgatgttttggccgacttttgaGAAGTTACAATTATCCCCCGACCAGCTGAGGCCATACGGGGGCTGCCAGTACGGTTTCGTCGGGGACCAGGTGGAGGTtagggggtatattgagttaaggacgacgttcacagaCGGTCTGGCCTCGCGCACAGAGAAGATAAGGTATCTCGTCGTAAACGCTCCGtcggcatacaacatcctgttggataggccaacactcaacaggacaggagctgtgccttcaacaaggaacatgaaggtcaagctacCATCAATGGAAGGGATGATCATCGCCATTCgttctgaccaaaaggaggtgaagaagtgctatgaaaatagcctcaagaacaagagatctGTATGCCACGTATCCACGACGCCGCCCCCTGGCGTGGAACCTGAGCGAGAAAGCCGGTGAGAGGTGGATATGGCGTTGGAGGTGGCCGTCGAGGGCGATGTGCCCGATGTGCCATTGGAGGATATTGAGGTGAGGTCCGGGAGCGTCGCTCGGGTGGAGGAAGAGAGAAGCTGCCCCGAGAACGCCAGGGAGTCaggtatcgcgagggcgctgatcgccaacgagaagaggcctcagccggtggaggaatggcttgagaagaagatcaacggcAAGACGTTTAAACTGAGGAAAACCTTAGACAGCGAGACACAAGACCAAACCGCCCGGGTTATAAGTAGACATCTGGATgcatttgcatggtctgcttctgACATGCCGGGGATTGACCCctatttcttgtgccatcgtttagctatggatccccaagtcaggccaatccgccagagaaggagaaagttcaatgaagagaagaggcaggcgatcaaggacgagaCGTAGAAACTCCTGGCAGCAGGCCATATCAGAgagatccaatatccagaatggctcgctaacgtcgttctggtcaagaagagcagcgggaaatggcggatgtgtgttgacttcacggatctGAATAAAGCCTACCCAAAGaattcttatcctttgccaagtatagatgccctggtagacagtgcgtcagggtgtaagttgctcagcttcttggatgccttctcaggatacaaccagattaagatgcatcccatggatgagaaaaagactgctttcatgacagaaaggtcgtgctactgctacaaagtgatgcccttcgggctgaagaatgcggggccacgtaccagaggctaatggacaaggtacTCGCCCCTATGCTTGGAAAGAATGTGCAAGTGTAcgttgacgacatggtcgtaACATCCCTGGAAAATAGTAGGCACGTCACTGACCTagaagagttgttcaccacaagagtcaggtacaagctgaaactaaatcctgagaagtgtattttcGGCGTAGAGGCAGGAAAATTTATGGGTTTCCTCTTGTcggagaggggaatcgaggcaaaccccgacaaatgtgccgccattctggcgatgaggagtcctgccactgtaaaggaggtgcagcagctcacgagtcggatggccgccctgtctcgattcGTATCGCTACAGCCCCTGGTcgttccacacgtggggaatcgatattctgggacccttctcgttggcgatcaggcaaatgaagtatttggttgttgcgattgagtacttcacgaagtggattgaagcagaaccagtagcccagatcaccgcgcacaaaatccagagtttcgtgtggaagaatattgtgtgtcgttttggtgtgcccaagcgtttggtatcagataatgggactcagtttgcaagtcacctgttgaagaagctgtgcgaggacaTCGGAACACAAGAGGTGTTTGCTTCTGTGGAGcacccgcaaacgaatgggcaagtggagtcagctaatTGGGTTCTGCTGAGAGGCTTGAAGAAGAGGTTGGAAAAGGCCTaggggtcttgggctgaagaagttccccgcatagtgtgggcatatcataccactgagcaatcggaacccatgaaaccccgtttagcttagtgtatggatgcgatgcgatgattccagtcgaaatccaagAAAGCTCGttgagattccagaacttcgtggcggaagactcgaacgaagaaaggagaaggaatttggatttgctggatgaggtcagggaggaagcacgggtcaaggctgaagcagtaaagagaagagttgaacgcAAGTACAACTCTAGAATAAGaccaaggcagttcagagatggtgacctggtgatgaggaaggcccaccagtatgagatggagaacaaattgtcgcccaagtggacaggaccgttcagaataaccgaagcactcgggaacggcgcctaccgcttggagacgttggaaggaggggcgattcctcgcacttggaacgccacccatctcaagttttattacagttaaaacaTTGTAAGTAGCGATTATTTTGAACAGTTAAGGATGTTTCAGTTTgaacagtttttcaagggggcactcttttttcctaaggagggtttttaacgaggccacccaataaagaaggtttcgaagtttatcaaagtttccaagttattaagtttgcatgcttatcGTTTTTTAAGTTTTCGGAAAGAAACTTTTTTGCCCTTGCGTAATTTACAGCAACGGCGAATTCAGATCGCCTGCATTCAGCGCAAAGTTTTAAAGCACATAGTTCTAAAACCCTCATCGCCAGCTGGCGATCGGAGGTATaagataaagttttttaagacctcctcgcctcgagcgggtgtaggcgagaagagatttaAAGTTCTCCTCGCCCTGAGCGAGCACAGGCAAGAGCAGATTACAAGACCGCTTTGcataagcaaattgaggcaagttgaaagccctcagtgcatccgggggaggaggagatgtaacccctaggcaagttgaggcaccagagaaagtccttctcaccctcgagtgagttcggGCAAGAGGAAACTAAAAACTCAAGGTTGTTAATGATCTTGAGAATAGGAAAGGAAGGTCGATAGAAGACGCCTTTCCCCttgagtgaaacatcaatattgacctagtaagaccagttaaaaaaaaaagaggttaAGGGTGGTTGGGGAAGGTTCGCAGAGGAcacctcaccacctaaatcattgttctaaaactcagggaggtagagaaggatccgaaaggcggctctacccccagatgagagGACAACGATTTAAGCTATCTCAGGTTAAAGACTCGGGGAAGGTAGAGGGAGATCTAAAAGGCAACCCTCCTTCCAGATGAGCAAAGATGAAGTCACTAGGTGGCCCCGCAGGGGACGTTTTCAGTTAAAGGAAAACGAAATTGCCAAAGGCCCACGGCTTCGAGATCGAAATAGAAAAAGGGATCACACGGCGAGAGCCAGATCAGCGAAGTTTTGGGCGATAACGTAGAAGTACGCTTGTCCTTTGGCAGATCGGGCGGGCGAGATTTCAGATGCTAAGATCGACTTACGCCCTTACTGCCAAGTAAGTGATTTCGCGTTAAACGTTATTGTTACAGACTAACCGCTCGTTTAAATTAAAGTGATTTCCAGAGAATTAAGTACCGATTTGTGCGAAGTGCATTGGGTCGAATAAAAACCAGCCGGTCACACCAAGcgatcgcacaacagataaattagaagaccatatatatatatatatatatatatatatatatatgcacatGAATATCAAACAGTTTGAGCAGAATGAAAGTTATTACATACAAGTCAAAATTAAATACAAGAGTTTCAAAGGCGGTATGGCAGGTGGGAGCAGCAGTTAAGTCGGAGGCATGATCTagccatccaccacttcgttgtacACCGAG
This region includes:
- the LOC137838308 gene encoding uncharacterized protein produces the protein MRHPYDPKKGKGKGPGKPREANRPPRYEFVMGLVDLIAILNIAARLKVPAKTTDKVLGPKPDAWCEFHKSFGHSLNSCLSLGYQLAELVKCGFLKDYLLEKQAGQSSGSPPAGGEGQQHEVPIHGEIHTIAGGFSGGRCTASQRKKYARSVMSVEVFEDHLPDVDITFTKDDLRDVVPHDNDPIVISLITAGKIVHRVLVDQGSSADVMFWPTFEKLQLSPDQLRPYGGCQYGFVGDQVEVRGYIELRTTFTDGLASRTEKIRYLVVNAPSAYNILLDRPTLNRTGAVPSTRNMKVKLPSMEGMIIAIRSDQKEVKKCYENSLKNKRSVCHVSTTPPPGVEPERESR